From Nematostella vectensis chromosome 14, jaNemVect1.1, whole genome shotgun sequence, a single genomic window includes:
- the LOC5513779 gene encoding serine/threonine-protein kinase 40 encodes MRSSASGSAGVKRKASCTETGESSGSESKRKRSSALKRAGPYLLGPRLGNSPVRSIVQCLAKREGTDDFYSIKILTLGEPGQETQDDKQGKMLLHTEYSLLSLLHDEKGVVHHHGLFKDEYVEDVTSDQLESRVTGSISQAGSSRTRFRTRHRLCLVLDCLCAHEYSADTADLINLQHYVIREKRLNEREAVIIFNDIVRVVECLHKKNIVHRDLKLGNIVLNRRTKKITVTNFCLGKHLIREDDLLKDQRGSPAYISPDVLSGAPYSGKASDMWALGVVLYTMLYGQFPFYDSVPHELFRKIKSAEFVIPSDSPVSENTKSLIRLLLMLNPLKRLTASKVLGFLQNTMSSWYLTATLAEPAQIVPDADEENNKKQITEEATSHEIPTGLETRLSTLSDDFFAKEPLGTVTRDVIPQPPIRRISQDARPLTAAEILAHRHLL; translated from the exons ATGCGATCTAGCGCATCTGGCTCTGCTGGGGTCAAGCGAAAGGCATCGTGCACTGAAACCGGCGAGAGTTCGGGTTCTGAGTCGAAACGAAAACGAAGCAGTGCTTTGAAGAGAGCTGGTCCTTACTTACTTGGACCACGACTGGGAAATTCACCGGTCAGAAGCATCGTCCAATGTCTAGCGAAGAGAGAAGGGACTGATGATTTTTACTCGATAAAGATCTTGACTTTGGGGGAACCAGGCCAAGAAACACAAGATGACAAGCAAGGAAAGATGTTACTTCACACGGAGTATTCGTTACTTTCCCTTTTGCACGACGAAAAAGGAGTTGTCCACCATCATGGGTTATTCAAGGACGAGTACGTGGAAGATGTGACTTCGGATCAACTCGAAAGTAGAGTTACAGGCAGTATTTCTCAAGCGGGTTCGAGTAGGACACGATTTCGTACTCGTCATCGTTTGTGTTTAGTTTTGGACTGCCTGTGTGCCCATGAGTACAGCGCCGACACTGCGGACTTGATCAACCTCCAACATTACGTGATACGTGAGAAAAGACTCAATGAACGGGAAGCAGTGATTATATTCAATGACATCGTGCGAGTGGTCGAGTGTCTTCACAAG aAAAACATTGTTCATCGAGATCTAAAGCTTGGGAATATTGTACTCAATCGAAG GACAAAGAAAATCACAGTGACAAATTTCTGCCTGGGGAAGCACTTGATACGAGAGGATGACTTGTTAAAAGACCAACGAGGCAGTCCGGCATACATCAGCCCAGATGTACTCAGCG GTGCCCCGTACTCCGGCAAGGCAAGTGACATGTGGGCACTAGGCGTTGTACTTTACACCATGTTGTATGGACAGTTCCCTTTTTATGACAGCGTCCCGCATGAGCTATTCCGGAAAATAAAGAGTGCAGAGTTTGTGATCCCAAG TGATAGTCCTGTCTCTGAGAACACCAAGTCTTTGATCCGCTTGCTGCTGATGCTAAATCCCCTGAAGAGGTTGACAGCAAGCAAAGTGCTTGGCTTTTTACAAAACACTATGTCTTCCTG GTACTTGACAGCTACCCTAGCTGAGCCTGCACAGATAGTTCCAGATGCTGACGAGgagaacaacaaaaaacaaatcacaGAAGAAGCAACAAGCCACGAAATTCCAACAG GTTTAGAGACAAGGCTTAGCACTCTCAGCGATGATTTTTTTGCGAAGGAACCCCTCGGCACCGTGACCCGTGACGTCATACCTCAACCACCAATCAGACGCATTTCTCAGGACGCACGACCGCTGACCGCTGCTGAGATCCTGGCTCATCGCCATCTTCTTTAG
- the LOC5513774 gene encoding spermine synthase isoform X3: MMIKHSLLDFKVPPDICLSSEQIEEKISAALHKHLQVKGPVFTQRVKGFGDMLIYEATTGKSSHCTVHILPGGLITLDIMFNDEPNNNEKLDPTFWYFLPLRKSIEDSLFAKTSAIPPITRGREINPYYDTSDGRLKEYDFDRVVYHEQSPYQDILIMHSPQFGNMLFLDEIEMLAESDIAYTRAITGNGNEDFEDKTVLILGGGDGGIIHELLKENPRFITMVEIDQLVINAARKHLPGICGSTLGSLEGPTHKIIVGDCIAYLRNCIREDRKFDYVINDLTDIPINLEIQDSHWDFIRDCLNLSLQVLSPGGKYFAQGTNGATNYEALKVYEDQLKQACFPIGFQRHHVFVPSFMEQWTIYEVWKTETNKAST; the protein is encoded by the exons ATGATGATTAAACACAGTTTGCTAGACTTCAAGGTTCCCCCGGATATCTGTCTGTCCTCGGAGCAGATCGAGGAGAAGATTTCTGCTGCATTACACAAGCATCTCCAGGTGAAGGGTCCTGTATTCACACAGCGTGTCAAAGGCTTTGGGGACATGCTTATTTATGAAGCGACCACAGGAAAAAG TAGCCACTGCACGGTGCACATTCTTCCTGGTGGTTTGATCACCCTCGATATCATGTTCAACGATGAACCCAATAACAACGAAAAACTAGACCCAACATTTTGG TATTTTCTTCCTCTGAGGAAATCGATCGAAGATTCGCTGTTCGCGAAGACTTCCGCCATCCCGCCCATTACCCGCGGGCGTGAAATCAACCCTTACTATGACACTTCCGACGGAAGGTTAAAGGAGTATGACTTTGACCG GGTGGTGTACCATGAGCAATCTCCTTACCAAGACATTCTCATCATGCACTCTCCTCAATTTGGCAACATGCTCTTCCTGGATGAAATCGAGA TGCTTGCCGAGAGCGATATCGCTTACACCCGCGCCATAACCGGAAACGGAAATGAAGATTTCGAGGACAAAACCGTGCTCATccttgggggaggggacgggGGGATCATTCACGAACTCCTCAAAGAAAACCCGAGATTTATCACAATGGTCGAG ATCGATCAACTCGTAATCAACGCAGCAAGGAAACACCTGCCTGGAATTTGCGGCAGCACACTCGGCTCGTTGGAAGGTCCGACGCACAAG ATCATCGTAGGGGATTGTATCGCATACCTTCGTAACTGCATCCGGGAAGACAGAAAGTTCGATTACGTCATCAATGACCTGACCGATATACCAATCAACCTCGAAATCCAAG ATTCTCACTGGGACTTTATCCGCGACTGTCTTAACTTGTCTCTCCAAGTGTTAAGCCCCGGAGGAAAGTACTTTGCACAG GGAACCAACGGAGCCACAAATTACGAAGCCCTTAAGGTATATGAAGATCAGCTGAAGCAGGCATGCTTTCCGATTGGCTTCCAGAGGCATCACGTGTTCGTACCTTCCTTCATGGAACA GTGGACGATATACGAAGTATGGAAAACAGAGACAAACAAAGCCAGCACATGA